Genomic window (Sulfurovum sp. NBC37-1):
CATTGATAACCAGCCATTTACCGTCATATCTACCGTTTGTTTCGGAAAGTGCCGGGTGGTGTGTGTCACCCCACGTAATCTTCTTTCCTCTGATATTACCCTGGGCAAGGACTTTTTTGGTGTCATCATCATAACCCCAACCCTGCCAAGGTTCCGGTGTAAATACACCGATGTATTTGAGAATTCTCATTGACGGAACACCATACACCATTATCTGTCCGGACTGACCGCCCGAAGAGAATACGATATATTTGTCACGTCCACCGCTTGGTGTATAGGTTTTAGCCGCTGCCAACAGGTCAGCCTGCGTCAAACCTCTCTCTTTCATCACATTATCCAGGGCACTTGCACCAAAAAGTGTAGATACACTCAATGCAGACCCAAGAAAAAGCGATGTCAATTTGCTTAACTTGTAGCTCATTATTTCCTCCTAAAGAATTTTAGTCAACAATGCAACAGCATTATTGCCCATAGCTCCATTATAGCTTATTATTATTATTAAGATAATTGATTTACGTCAAGAATTTAACACTAATTTAACATTTGGGTAGAAAGGGATATCTTTTTTGCTGGTATTTTAAAATATTTAAGAAAAAAGGATTGTCAGGATCAGCATGCAGGAATCAGAACAAAAAAACAATAGCAGGGATGCGGCTGAGCATCAGCTCACCCTGCACAGTATTAAAACTTATAACTCAGGTTTGTATAGATATAACGTCCTGGTTCATTCATAAGCATTACTTCACCGCCACCTGAAATAAGTGTCAGGTCCTCATAGGTGTTCGAAACGGCATAAGTTTTGTCAAAGAGGTTATCTACACCTACCGTTACTTCAAAGTGATCCGCAAACGTTTTGCTTCCTTTAAGATTGAGCACGGCATATCCGGGAAGGTACTGCTCACCATTGTCTGCATCATAGTCATCCCATGCACTTGCCGCAACAACTTCGGCGCGCAGCAGATAGTCGCCAGGCTCTTCAAGGTTGATCCCCGCAATCAGTTTCATTGGCGGGATCTCCGGCATATTGGTTCCGGTCTGTCCACTAAGAGGGTTATCCTTTTCACCTTTCTGGAAGGAGAGTGCCCCGTCAACATACAGGTTATCCGTCACGATATAGCTTCCGCTTACTTCAAAACCATACAGTGTCGCATCCATATTCTCAAAACGGTGAATCATTTTATCGGCATTGTAGAAGATGAAATCTCCCAGTTCGCTGTAGAAGAATTTTGCTTTGAGTGTTGCATCTTCAAACTGTGTCTCTCCGCCAATGTCAAATTCCGTATTGGTCACAAGGTCCAGATCAGGAGTTCCAAGTACCTTGCCTTTTTTCTGAAAATAGAGTTCCCGTCCGTCCGGTACTCTTGACGAACGGCCTACGCCTCCAAAGAGTTTTGTCTTTTCATCCATATGGTAGGTTAACAATATATTTCCGTTCAACGCGTTGTAGTCATTACTTTGCAATGTTCCCAGACCGGGTTCTACCGATGTATCGTCATATCTCAAGCCAAGATCGACTTCAAACTTGTCAAAATGTATCTTGTCTTTGGCAAAAAAGGCGATATTTTCCGTATCGACATCAGGGATACTCACCCCTTTATACATATCGTTCTTTCCATAATAGGCACCGTTCCAGTTACGCAGACTGTAATCGATACCCAGCGTCACTTCATGATTGTCAAGATCGAATCTGTTTTTGATCTTGGCTCCCTGCGTGTCAGTAGTCAGCCAGTTCTTCATCAACATCATATTGGATGCTTTTCTGTACTTATTGCTCATAGGATGATCCACGTCTGATTTGTACAGCTGTATATCAAGCTCTTTGGAGTAGCGTCCCAGTTCGTTGAGGACATATTCCGCATTATAGATATTGGAATCATCATACAAGGCATCCATTGGTGTCGTCGGGTAGAGGACATCATCACTTCTGTTGCCCGTATAGCTCAGTTTCAGCTGCTGGTTATCCGTAATATCCCAGTACATCTTTGCCAGAACAGTCTTCTTTGTAAAAGCATCCATATCACGATATTGAGGCAGGAGTGCTTGCCCTTTCAACTTTTTGTCATGGACCGGATTGCCGTTCAGGTTATCGGCGATATAGTTATCCATCTGCTGGGCAAAATTATTACCGTCGCCATCTTCATACTGACCTCCGCGTTCGCCCGAAGCACTCAGAAGGAATCTGATACGATCCGTACCGCCGCTGATCATGGCCGAAGCTTTTT
Coding sequences:
- a CDS encoding TonB-dependent receptor, giving the protein MKKGIYLSLVCAMSLYAAEVELGTIDVEAKVDTEVVKDVHGEDIRSADVAEALMKQSSSVTLVRRSGIANDIIVRGQKKDNINVTIDGAKIYGACPNRMDPPISHVLANNIDYIAIDDGPFDVESFGALSANVDVETLKPTKELHGDAALNFGSWDYKKASAMISGGTDRIRFLLSASGERGGQYEDGDGNNFAQQMDNYIADNLNGNPVHDKKLKGQALLPQYRDMDAFTKKTVLAKMYWDITDNQQLKLSYTGNRSDDVLYPTTPMDALYDDSNIYNAEYVLNELGRYSKELDIQLYKSDVDHPMSNKYRKASNMMLMKNWLTTDTQGAKIKNRFDLDNHEVTLGIDYSLRNWNGAYYGKNDMYKGVSIPDVDTENIAFFAKDKIHFDKFEVDLGLRYDDTSVEPGLGTLQSNDYNALNGNILLTYHMDEKTKLFGGVGRSSRVPDGRELYFQKKGKVLGTPDLDLVTNTEFDIGGETQFEDATLKAKFFYSELGDFIFYNADKMIHRFENMDATLYGFEVSGSYIVTDNLYVDGALSFQKGEKDNPLSGQTGTNMPEIPPMKLIAGINLEEPGDYLLRAEVVAASAWDDYDADNGEQYLPGYAVLNLKGSKTFADHFEVTVGVDNLFDKTYAVSNTYEDLTLISGGGEVMLMNEPGRYIYTNLSYKF